The Thermodesulfobacteriota bacterium genome contains the following window.
TCCCGGCCCCCCATATGTTGTCGTCCACGTTCCATAGCATCCGGTAGGGGCTGGAGGAGACCTCGCCGACGACCTCCCCGGTGGGCCTGTGCCTTATCTTGTTGCCGAAGAACTTGTAGACCGAGCAGTAGCTGCACTTAAAGGGGCACCCCCTGGCCGTAAAAAAGGAGCCCATTGGGTACCTGGTCTTCAGAAGGCCCTTCCTCGGCCTCGGTATGTAGTCGAGCGGCAGTTGGGGGCCGTTATAGACGGGTTTGAGCTTGCCCGCCTCGAGGTCGCCGAGGAGTTCGCCCCACACACCCTCGGCCTCGCCGGTTACGACGGCGTCGGCGTGGGCCAGGGCCTCGCCTGGAAGCACGGTCACGTGCATCCCGCCGAGCGCCACCTTAATGCCCCTCTCCCTGAGTTTGTCGGCTGTAGCGTAGGCCCAGCGGGCCTGTGGAGTAAGCACTGTAATGCCGACAAGGTCGGAGTTTATGGCATCCGGGTCGAGGTCTTCCCGGTTGACGTCGATGAGTTCGACCTCCACCCCGGGCGCGACCTTCTCGGTAAGGCCCGCCAGGTATTCGAGTACCGGCGGGGCGATGGGCAAACCCTCGCTCTTCTGTATCTCATCGAGCCGCGCGAGAGAGACCAGCCTGTTCGTTTTTACGTATTCGCCGAAAGGCGGGGAGATGAGTGTTATTTTCATCCGGTAGTGTTTAAAAGCTCTCAGGGAACGCCAGCCATACGGCCCGGGAGGAAGGGGAAAAAGCTATCCGGACGCCGGGGCGGCCTTCTTTTCGGGGCCTCTCAGGATACTGAGGTGCCTCTCCACTTCCTCGGGGATCTTGCCGAGGTCCCCGAGTTTGTTGACGAGGAAAGAGTTCGTCATCATTAGCCTCATGGACTCCAGGAGATAGTCCCGCTTGAACTCGTCGGCCGTATTAACGACCTCCCGGAGCTTATCCATGTAGAATCGCCTGTAACAGTCCACTATCGCGCGGTCTATCTCCTCGAGCGTCATACCCTCGGGCTCCACCACCGGGTCTATAAGGTTGTAGCGCCTGTAGTCGAAGACCTTTATTCTGTCCTTGAGATCTTCGTACATATCGGCATAGGGCCACGGGGCTATGGCAAGGAAGTGGCAGAAGTCGGGGTTGTACTCCTTTGCGAGTTTCAATGTCCTTTCGACCGACTCTTTGGTGTCGCCAGGAAGGCCGAGGATCATCGAGGTCTCGGTGATTATGCCGTTCAGGTCAAGGAGTCTTAATGCCTCCTTCGCGTCATCGACATTTACGTCCTTCTTGAAGAGGTCGAGCGTGGACTGGTCGGTGGCCTCTATGCCGACGTATATGTGGATGATGCCGGCCTTACGGTACTTGGGCAGTATGTCGCTGTCCCTTAAGATATCCTCGACCCGCGTCTCCATAAGGAGGTAGACGCCCATGTCCTTTTCTATCAGCAGGTCGAGAAAGCTCTCCCACCTGGCCCTGTCCTTTGTCGGGTAGTCGTCGGTCAGGAGCACCACGTTCACCCCGAACTTTTCCTTCTGCAGCGCTATATCCTTTACGAGCTCTTCGGGTTTTCTCGCCCGCCAGCTCTCCCTCCAGAACTTGCGCTGCGAGCAGAAGGTGCACTCCTTGTCGCAGCCCCTCGAGGTATCGATCGCCCCGAGCCTGGAGTCCGGGATGATAAAGTAGTCGTAGTCCTCCCAGTCGAGGAGATCCCAGGCCTTCCGGAGGAGGTCGAGCTCCCGGGCGTCCATAAGCGGCCTCTCCGGGGTCGCGACCACCACCGCGTCCTTAACGTACGCAACGCCCTTTACCTCGGAAAGGTCGCCGCCCGCCTCGACGGCGCGGAGGAGTTCGGCGAGTGTCTTCTCCCCCTCGCCCCTTACTATTAAGTCAACGTTATCGGAGATGGAAAAGACCTCCTCGTACATGAAGG
Protein-coding sequences here:
- a CDS encoding radical SAM protein; protein product: MKITLISPPFGEYVKTNRLVSLARLDEIQKSEGLPIAPPVLEYLAGLTEKVAPGVEVELIDVNREDLDPDAINSDLVGITVLTPQARWAYATADKLRERGIKVALGGMHVTVLPGEALAHADAVVTGEAEGVWGELLGDLEAGKLKPVYNGPQLPLDYIPRPRKGLLKTRYPMGSFFTARGCPFKCSYCSVYKFFGNKIRHRPTGEVVGEVSSSPYRMLWNVDDNIWGAGIDRSIKLYIELYKELSGMRKWWIGSGDLVSAQHSRGEELLKWGRRSGLTLVMVGWESENIESLKEWNALMKQGSDRVDAIKKIQDHGIDIMMFLMLGGRKDTPDDYRRALDICDRLEVMPHPMQVTPFPGTDLYEEYRPYLIPERGWEYYNGNRAVFSHDDPAMSVEWREKALFWLRAEAFSTGRILSRLWHLKLGGFPMTHLTSAMLQIPMGRSFREISEGNPYV
- a CDS encoding cobalamin-dependent protein (Presence of a B(12) (cobalamin)-binding domain implies dependence on cobalamin itself, in one of its several forms, or in some unusual lineages, dependence on a cobalamin-like analog.); protein product: MKKRVLFITPPYHAGVVEVAGRWVPLHMVYLAGAARKAGFEPVIYDAMTKDVGHGEIEAKIRELKPHYVVTSAITCTITDALQVLETAKRVSPDVKTILGGIHPTFMYEEVFSISDNVDLIVRGEGEKTLAELLRAVEAGGDLSEVKGVAYVKDAVVVATPERPLMDARELDLLRKAWDLLDWEDYDYFIIPDSRLGAIDTSRGCDKECTFCSQRKFWRESWRARKPEELVKDIALQKEKFGVNVVLLTDDYPTKDRARWESFLDLLIEKDMGVYLLMETRVEDILRDSDILPKYRKAGIIHIYVGIEATDQSTLDLFKKDVNVDDAKEALRLLDLNGIITETSMILGLPGDTKESVERTLKLAKEYNPDFCHFLAIAPWPYADMYEDLKDRIKVFDYRRYNLIDPVVEPEGMTLEEIDRAIVDCYRRFYMDKLREVVNTADEFKRDYLLESMRLMMTNSFLVNKLGDLGKIPEEVERHLSILRGPEKKAAPASG